The following coding sequences lie in one Monomorium pharaonis isolate MP-MQ-018 chromosome 1, ASM1337386v2, whole genome shotgun sequence genomic window:
- the LOC105836613 gene encoding probable sodium/potassium/calcium exchanger CG1090: MHGDKGLQTMRCRPRNLQARRRRWPLRLGLFLVYVLVQYVSSSNVPTTTPTTTTTLFSSSAQWTSDLSVSSTGVTEKESIPETTTEKKPTSPRTHGHTKNQNDLRDLAAKSKEKNETKTPPPRQSSTTTATPVTRITTVESLFATFRPRRPNCSPPAIEQFPQPLMGPEARKHGGLIIHILAAVYTFLGLAIVCDDYFVSSLDRICEELRLSPDVAGATFMAAGSSAPELATVIIGVFFAKDDIGVSGVIGSAVFNIMFVISICGLCSATASKLNWWPLCRDCFFYAISILVMLGAIYNESISWMESLFMLIMYGVYCVALSFNVKLERWAKSYNIPFLPKDDEPAEASALVSYRSLQEDRVSYTGPNSPVTDQIKNQEGNGIQETIEQHQQQQQQQQPSAPRQPEYYKAKEPDPNEVSPLVMPTDGSKWTLFTWGLVYPIHFMCRATMPDCRQEKWRSWYPFTFCISMIWISFYSYIMVWMITIIGSTLGIPDTVMGLTFVAAGVSVPDALSSLAVIKEGLGDMAVSNAVGSNVFDILVCLGLPWFIQTAMIQPGSHVNVTSRGLTYSTVSLLSTVVFLVMATHLNGWKLDRRYGMVLMIWYLIFIVFASLYELNVFGEMNPPACPSMF; encoded by the exons ATGCACGGCGACAAAGGG TTGCAGACAATGAGATGCAGGCCGCGTAACCTGCAGGCACGTCGTAGGAGATGGCCTCTGCGACTGGGCCTTTTCCTGGTCTACGTTCTCGTGCAATACGTCTCCTCCTCGAATGTTCCTACCACGAcgccgacgacgacaacgacgctGTTTTCGAGCTCCGCGCAGTGGACGTCGGACCTGTCGGTATCCTCGACCGGTGTGACCGAGAAGGAGTCGATTCCGGAAACAACGACGGAAAAGAAGCCGACGTCGCCGAGGACACACGGACACACGAAAAACCAGAACGACTTGCGAGATCTGGCCGCAAAGTCCAAGGAGAAAAATGAAACCAAGACGCCACCGCCGAGGCAAAGCAGCACGACCACG GCCACCCCGGTCACGCGGATAACCACGGTCGAATCACTGTTCGCGACGTTCAGACCGCGAAGGCCCAATTGTTCCCCGCCAGCCATAGAGCAGTTTCCGCAGCCGTTGATGGGCCCCGAGGCCAGGAAACACGGGGGACTCATAATACACATTCTAGCCGCTGTTTACACGTTCCTGGGCCTTGCGATCGTCTGCGACGATTATTTCGTCTCGAGCCTGGACAGGATTTGCGAAG aattgagACTGTCTCCCGATGTCGCCGGTGCCACTTTCATGGCAGCCGGCTCTTCCGCGCCCGAACTGGCGACGGTCATCATCGGCGTGTTCTTTGCCAAGGACGACATCGGA GTCAGCGGTGTTATCGGCAGCGCCGTTTTCAATATAATGTTCGTTATATCGATTTGCGGGCTATGCTCCGCAACGGCCTCCAAGTTGAACTGGTGGCCTCTCTGTcgagattgttttttttacgcCATCTCGATCCTCGTGATGCTTGGTGCGATTTACAATGAATCGATATCTTG GATGGAATCTCTCTTCATGTTGATCATGTACGGGGTCTATTGCGTGGCGCTCTCGTTCAATGTTAAATTGGAACGTTGGGCGAAATCGTACAACATTCCGTTTCTGCCAAAAGACGACGAACCCGCCGAGGCGAGCGCCCTAGTGAGCTACAGGTCCTTACAGGAGGATCGAGTGTCCTATACCGGTCCCAATTCACCGGTCACCGATCAAATAAAGAATCAGGAAG GCAATGGCATTCAAGAGACGATCGAGCAACAccagcaacaacagcagcaacagcagccaTCGGCACCGAGACAGCCCGAGTATTATAAAGCGAAGGAGCCCGATCCCAACGAAGTGTCGCCCCTCGTGATGCCGACGGACGGTAGCAAGTGGACCTTGTTTACCTGGGGCCTCGTGTATCCCATACATTTTATGTGTCGGGCGACAATGCCGGATTGCCGgcaagaaaaatggcggagcTGGTATCCCTTTACGTTTTGCATATCGATGATCTGGATCAGTTTCTACAGTTACATAATGGTGTGGATGATCACGATCATAG GCAGTACACTGGGCATTCCTGACACTGTGATGGGATTAACTTTTGTTGCCGCTGGTGTGAGCGTGCCGGACGCTCTTTCCTCGCTGGCGGTTATTAAGGAGGGTCTCGGCGACATGGCGGTCAGCAACGCCGTAGGCAGCAATGTCTTCGACATTCTTGTATGCCTCGGTCTTCCGTGGTTCATCCAAACCGCTATGATACAGCCCGGTTCGCACGTAAACGTCACTAGCAGAG GTTTGACGTATTCTACTGTTTCTCTACTATCAACGGTGGTATTCCTAGTAATGGCGACACACTTGAACGGCTGGAAACTGGACCGGCGATATGGCATGGTCCTGATGATTTGGTACTTAATATTCATCGTGTTCGCGTCGCTCTACGAGCTCAACGTCTTCGGAGAGATGAATCCACCAGCATGCCCCAGTATGTTCTAA
- the LOC105836614 gene encoding endoplasmic reticulum metallopeptidase 1 isoform X2 — protein sequence MFQRDGVRLRQRDTGKRASVELPYENRIAGSRKQDVLPNDTQHLLFVLTYFLFVSFVIIVLERNLPEPITTDNEGQHPGRFVAERARNHVVNLTSIGPRIAGSYENEVLAVKFLTTTIDNVMRTAHENHRILLNITKHSGAFSLKFLDGMTNVYRNVQNVIVKVGPHRPTRHSLLLNCHFDSFLESPGGSDDGAGCAVMLEILRIITQSSKILKHSIIFLFNGAEENILQASHGFITQHPWAKDIRTFINLEACGAGGRELLFQAGPHNPWILEVYAKSVPYPYASSLAQEIFESGIVPGDTDFRIFRDFGKVSGLDFAWSKNGYVYHTRFDNVDQIPLGALQRTGDNILALTQGIIFGDYLSDADAQEVRNSPVFFDFLGAFVIRWPQYIASTVNIASIIIAGYSIHLNMQSARRNVKRWMYVRHLLICIMAIVISWLVSLFSCTLIALVLTKLGKVMSWYARPAWLFFLYVCPTIFVSMIVFLQVGSRQKKDVDSAWILYHMYCDAYSLIWMSILFVCVLFGIRSGFIPLHWVLFPAIGNIMRHNFFTKWRDWKWLCYQLGSLSLSYIQSFYLALGALYLFIPIMGRSGGSINSEVVIANMLSILFCQLFCFTLPIVLLIKNAERIISVIVGIFLIAIAVLILTPLGFPYSGDPLSPAPQRFMIAHSQRQYYNADGSERYSGTGYWLVDLDMNSPQSIESIVPEVDAATLSVRDCEKELYCGFPYLMPVTTFL from the exons ATG TTTCAGAGAGACGGAGTGAGACTGAGACAGCGAGACACGGGGAAGAGAGCGTCGGTTGAGCTGCCTTACGAGAACAGAATCGCAGGATCGAGAAAGCAAGACGTACTGCCAAACGACACCCAGCACCTCCTCTTCGTCCTCACGTACTTTCTCTTTGTGTCCTTTGTCATAATCGTCCTGGAGAGGAATCTGCCCGAGCCGATTACCACTGACAACGAGGGACAGCATCCGGGCAGATTCGTCGCCGAGCGAGCTCGCAATCACGTTGTGAATCTCACGTCCATCGGGCCTCGTATTGCTGGCAGCTACGAGAACGAGGTGCTGGCTGTCAAGTTTCTCACGACAACGATCGACAATGTGATGAGGACGGCGCACGAGAATCATCGGATTCTCTTAAACATCACAAAGCATAGCGGCGCATTTTCACTTAAATTTCTCGACGGCATGACCAATGTTTACCGAAACGTACAGAACGTCATTGTCAAAGTCGGACCTCACAGGCCTACGAGACACAGCTTGCTGCTTAATTGCCATTTTGATTCATTTTTAGAGAGCCCAG GTGGTTCTGACGATGGCGCTGGTTGTGCCGTAATGTTAGAGATTTTACGGATAATAACTCAGagttcaaaaatattgaagcacagcattatttttttattcaatggAGCGGAAGAGAACATATTGCAG GCGTCTCATGGTTTCATAACGCAACACCCTTGGGCAAAAGACATAAGAACGTTTATAAATCTGGAGGCGTGCGGTGCCGGTGGTCGCGAATTGCTGTTTCAAGCTGGACCTCATAATCCCTGGATTCTTGAA GTTTATGCCAAATCCGTACCATATCCTTACGCATCATCACTGGCTCAGGAAATATTTGAGAGTGGTATAGTACCTGGTGACACAGACTTTCGGATATTTAGAGATTTTGGAAAGGTTTCTG GTTTGGACTTTGCATGGTCAAAAAATGGTTACGTATACCACACTAGATTCGACAACGTCGATCAGATACCGTTGGGAGCTCTGCAGAGAACCGGCGATAATATTCTCGCATTGACCCAAGGAATAATATTTGGAGACTATTTATCAGATGCGGATGCGCAAGAAGTACGGAATAGTCCCGTGTTCTTTGACTTCTTGGGCGCATTTGTTATCAGATGGCCACAGTACATTGCCAGTACAGTTAATATCGCCAGTATAATTATAGCCGGATACTCTATCCATTTGAATATGCAGAGTGCACGTAGaa ATGTTAAGAGATGGATGTACGTGAGACATTTGCTGATATGCATTATGGCGATTGTGATCTCGTGGTTGGTGTCTTTGTTCTCTTGTACTTTAATCGCCCTGGTCCTCACCAAGCTAGGAAAAGTGATGAGCTGGTACGCAAGACCAGCGTGGCTGTTTTTCCTGTACGTTTGTCCAACTATTTTTGTGTCGATGATTGTGTTCTTACAAGTGGGTTCGAGGCAGAAGAaa GATGTTGATTCTGCATGGATTTTGTATCACATGTACTGTGACGCGTATTCTCTGATATGGATGTCGATTCTCTTCGTATGCGTGTTATTTGGAATACGATCGGGCTTTATACCGCTCCATTGGGTTTTATTCCCAGCAATTGGAAATATCATGCGACACAATTTCTTTACCAAATGGAGAG ATTGGAAATGGCTTTGTTACCAATTGGGGTCGTTAAGTTTGTCTTATATACAGTCGTTTTATTTAGCGCTCGGTGCTCTCTATCTCTTCATCCCTATAATGGGACGATCCGGTGGCAGTATTAATTCCGAAGTTGTAATAGCTAACATGCTGTCAATATTGTTCTGTCAACTGTTTTGCTTTAcg TTGCCAATTGTGCTTCTAATAAAGAATGCAGAACGAATTATAAGTGTGATTGTCGGAATTTTCTTAATTGCTATTGCTGTGTTAATTCTAACACCACTTGGATTTCCTTATAGTGGTGATCCGCTGTCGCCCGCTCCACAACGATTTATGATCGCG CATAGTCAACGCCAGTATTATAATGCAGATGGTAGTGAGAGATATTCCGGTACTGGATACTGGTTAGTGGATTTAGATATGAATAGTCCTCAGAGCATAGAATCAATAGTACCTGAAGTAGACGCCGCGACACTGTCAGTCAGGGATTGCGAGAAGGAATTATATTGCGGTTTTCCCTACTTAATGCCAGTCACTACTTTCTTGTG A
- the LOC105836615 gene encoding tetratricopeptide repeat protein 1 produces MASASDKSKQRLPSNEEVIEELTRDLESSCIRADQGDQETDAASAARSKDTRLDGGDSWDVDKEGDASNDDNAQNTEPSEDIDEELLKDRDLLLSESEQETLKCEAENLKQAGNDLFKSGEYVQAISQYTQGLQTCPLMYSKERAILYANRAAAKAKCQTEKDSAISDCTKAIELNSSYVKAYLRRAQLYEETEKLDEALEDFKKVLTFDSSHTEANYAVRRLPPLINERNEKLKTEMLGKLKDLGNMVLRPFGLSTNNFELQQDPNSGGYSVKFHQNPM; encoded by the exons ATGGCGAGCGCGAGTGACAAGTCTAAGCAGAGGCTCCCGTCCAACGAGGAGGTCATCGAGGAGCTCACCAGGGATCTGGAAAGTTCCTGCATCCGAGCGGACCAAGGGGACCAGGAAACGGATGCTGCCTCTGCCGCGCGATCGAAGGATACGAGGCTCGACGGGGGAGATTCCTGGGACGTGGATAAGGAAGGCGACGCGAGCAACGATGATAACGCACAAAATACAGAACCTTCGGAAGACATAGACGAGGAGCTCCTTAAAGACAGGGATTTGTTACTTTCGGAAAGCGAGCAAGAG ACGTTGAAATGTGAAGCAGAGAATCTGAAGCAAGCGGGCAACGATCTTTTCAAAAGTGGCGAATACGTACAGGCGATATCACAGTACACACAAGGATTGCAGACTTGTCCTTTAATGTATAGCAAAGAAAGAGCTATACTATATGCGAATAGGGCAGCAGCGAAAGCTAAGTGTCAG acagAGAAGGACTCGGCGATATCCGATTGTACCAAAGCTATTGAATTGAATTCAAGTTACGTGAAGGCATACTTAAGAAGAGCTCAGCTGTACGAAGAGACAGAAAAATTGGATGAGGCGTTAGAGGATTTCAAGAAAGTATTAACATTCGACTCTAGTCACACAGAAGCCAATTATGCTGTTAGG AGATTACCTCCATTAATCAACGAAAGAAATGAGAAGTTAAAGACGGAAATGTTGGGTAAATTGAAGGATCTAGGGAACATGGTCTTGAGGCCCTTTGGCCTGTCCACGAATAATTTTGAACTGCAACAGGATCCTAACAGTGGTGGCTATTCCGTAAAGTTTCATCAGAACCCCATGTAA
- the LOC105838165 gene encoding uncharacterized protein LOC105838165 isoform X2 — MFDCTFSPRMTSVGKTTLSDYSSLGILFVNETFEIPKFGEFTRNTQTPKAPVRSWRPAEELLVAWASIPSRRHERKRSSRHLR, encoded by the exons ATGTTCGACTGCACTTTCTCGCCTCGAATGACATCTGTTGGAAAAACTACTCTGTCGGATTATTCGAGCCTAGGAATCTTATTTGTTAACG AGACGTTCGAGATACCGAAATTCGGCGAATTCACTCGGAACACACAAACGCCGAAGGCACCTGTACGAAGTTGGAGGCCCGCCGAAGAACTACTGGTAGCGTGGGCGTCGATACCTTCGAGGAGACACGAAC GTAAACGCTCGTCCAGACATCTCAGGTAG
- the LOC105838165 gene encoding uncharacterized protein LOC105838165 isoform X1, translating to MFDCTFSPRMTSVGKTTLSDYSSLGILFVNETFEIPKFGEFTRNTQTPKAPVRSWRPAEELLVAWASIPSRRHEHQESINKLEDSPRWNMNCIP from the exons ATGTTCGACTGCACTTTCTCGCCTCGAATGACATCTGTTGGAAAAACTACTCTGTCGGATTATTCGAGCCTAGGAATCTTATTTGTTAACG AGACGTTCGAGATACCGAAATTCGGCGAATTCACTCGGAACACACAAACGCCGAAGGCACCTGTACGAAGTTGGAGGCCCGCCGAAGAACTACTGGTAGCGTGGGCGTCGATACCTTCGAGGAGACACGAAC ACCAAGAATCTATCAACAAACTAGAAGACTCACCTCGCTGGAACATGAACTGCATTCCGTAA
- the LOC105836614 gene encoding endoplasmic reticulum metallopeptidase 1 isoform X1, whose product MFQRDGVRLRQRDTGKRASVELPYENRIAGSRKQDVLPNDTQHLLFVLTYFLFVSFVIIVLERNLPEPITTDNEGQHPGRFVAERARNHVVNLTSIGPRIAGSYENEVLAVKFLTTTIDNVMRTAHENHRILLNITKHSGAFSLKFLDGMTNVYRNVQNVIVKVGPHRPTRHSLLLNCHFDSFLESPGGSDDGAGCAVMLEILRIITQSSKILKHSIIFLFNGAEENILQASHGFITQHPWAKDIRTFINLEACGAGGRELLFQAGPHNPWILEVYAKSVPYPYASSLAQEIFESGIVPGDTDFRIFRDFGKVSGLDFAWSKNGYVYHTRFDNVDQIPLGALQRTGDNILALTQGIIFGDYLSDADAQEVRNSPVFFDFLGAFVIRWPQYIASTVNIASIIIAGYSIHLNMQSARRNVKRWMYVRHLLICIMAIVISWLVSLFSCTLIALVLTKLGKVMSWYARPAWLFFLYVCPTIFVSMIVFLQVGSRQKKDVDSAWILYHMYCDAYSLIWMSILFVCVLFGIRSGFIPLHWVLFPAIGNIMRHNFFTKWRDWKWLCYQLGSLSLSYIQSFYLALGALYLFIPIMGRSGGSINSEVVIANMLSILFCQLFCFTLPIVLLIKNAERIISVIVGIFLIAIAVLILTPLGFPYSGDPLSPAPQRFMIAHSQRQYYNADGSERYSGTGYWLVDLDMNSPQSIESIVPEVDAATLSVRDCEKELYCGFPYLMPVTTFLWKTTWIPGPAPLISIPTNLELISKTTKQNIVNFTFNVTGPDHISIILSPYKGVHLGKWSVLDEKPLRGPMWNDRETYFIYYACTSDCVPYTFSIELNVPAVQKGPYLSIALIGHFLHGEHQRSLRFKKFLAQFPSWTVIAPWTASYKSWEL is encoded by the exons ATG TTTCAGAGAGACGGAGTGAGACTGAGACAGCGAGACACGGGGAAGAGAGCGTCGGTTGAGCTGCCTTACGAGAACAGAATCGCAGGATCGAGAAAGCAAGACGTACTGCCAAACGACACCCAGCACCTCCTCTTCGTCCTCACGTACTTTCTCTTTGTGTCCTTTGTCATAATCGTCCTGGAGAGGAATCTGCCCGAGCCGATTACCACTGACAACGAGGGACAGCATCCGGGCAGATTCGTCGCCGAGCGAGCTCGCAATCACGTTGTGAATCTCACGTCCATCGGGCCTCGTATTGCTGGCAGCTACGAGAACGAGGTGCTGGCTGTCAAGTTTCTCACGACAACGATCGACAATGTGATGAGGACGGCGCACGAGAATCATCGGATTCTCTTAAACATCACAAAGCATAGCGGCGCATTTTCACTTAAATTTCTCGACGGCATGACCAATGTTTACCGAAACGTACAGAACGTCATTGTCAAAGTCGGACCTCACAGGCCTACGAGACACAGCTTGCTGCTTAATTGCCATTTTGATTCATTTTTAGAGAGCCCAG GTGGTTCTGACGATGGCGCTGGTTGTGCCGTAATGTTAGAGATTTTACGGATAATAACTCAGagttcaaaaatattgaagcacagcattatttttttattcaatggAGCGGAAGAGAACATATTGCAG GCGTCTCATGGTTTCATAACGCAACACCCTTGGGCAAAAGACATAAGAACGTTTATAAATCTGGAGGCGTGCGGTGCCGGTGGTCGCGAATTGCTGTTTCAAGCTGGACCTCATAATCCCTGGATTCTTGAA GTTTATGCCAAATCCGTACCATATCCTTACGCATCATCACTGGCTCAGGAAATATTTGAGAGTGGTATAGTACCTGGTGACACAGACTTTCGGATATTTAGAGATTTTGGAAAGGTTTCTG GTTTGGACTTTGCATGGTCAAAAAATGGTTACGTATACCACACTAGATTCGACAACGTCGATCAGATACCGTTGGGAGCTCTGCAGAGAACCGGCGATAATATTCTCGCATTGACCCAAGGAATAATATTTGGAGACTATTTATCAGATGCGGATGCGCAAGAAGTACGGAATAGTCCCGTGTTCTTTGACTTCTTGGGCGCATTTGTTATCAGATGGCCACAGTACATTGCCAGTACAGTTAATATCGCCAGTATAATTATAGCCGGATACTCTATCCATTTGAATATGCAGAGTGCACGTAGaa ATGTTAAGAGATGGATGTACGTGAGACATTTGCTGATATGCATTATGGCGATTGTGATCTCGTGGTTGGTGTCTTTGTTCTCTTGTACTTTAATCGCCCTGGTCCTCACCAAGCTAGGAAAAGTGATGAGCTGGTACGCAAGACCAGCGTGGCTGTTTTTCCTGTACGTTTGTCCAACTATTTTTGTGTCGATGATTGTGTTCTTACAAGTGGGTTCGAGGCAGAAGAaa GATGTTGATTCTGCATGGATTTTGTATCACATGTACTGTGACGCGTATTCTCTGATATGGATGTCGATTCTCTTCGTATGCGTGTTATTTGGAATACGATCGGGCTTTATACCGCTCCATTGGGTTTTATTCCCAGCAATTGGAAATATCATGCGACACAATTTCTTTACCAAATGGAGAG ATTGGAAATGGCTTTGTTACCAATTGGGGTCGTTAAGTTTGTCTTATATACAGTCGTTTTATTTAGCGCTCGGTGCTCTCTATCTCTTCATCCCTATAATGGGACGATCCGGTGGCAGTATTAATTCCGAAGTTGTAATAGCTAACATGCTGTCAATATTGTTCTGTCAACTGTTTTGCTTTAcg TTGCCAATTGTGCTTCTAATAAAGAATGCAGAACGAATTATAAGTGTGATTGTCGGAATTTTCTTAATTGCTATTGCTGTGTTAATTCTAACACCACTTGGATTTCCTTATAGTGGTGATCCGCTGTCGCCCGCTCCACAACGATTTATGATCGCG CATAGTCAACGCCAGTATTATAATGCAGATGGTAGTGAGAGATATTCCGGTACTGGATACTGGTTAGTGGATTTAGATATGAATAGTCCTCAGAGCATAGAATCAATAGTACCTGAAGTAGACGCCGCGACACTGTCAGTCAGGGATTGCGAGAAGGAATTATATTGCGGTTTTCCCTACTTAATGCCAGTCACTACTTTCTTGTG GAAAACTACCTGGATACCTGGACCTGCTCCTCTCATAAGCATTCCTACAAATCTcgaattaatttcaaagacTACGAAACAGAACATCGTTAATTTCACTTTTAACGTTACAG GTCCCGATCAcataagtataattttgtCTCCGTACAAAGGTGTTCATTTAGGAAAATGGTCTGTACTCGATGAGAAACCATTGCGAGGCCCAATGTGGAACGACAGAGAgacttactttatttattatgcgtGTACCTCAGACTGCGTGCcatatacattttctatcGAACTGAAC GTGCCTGCAGTGCAGAAAGGACCGTACTTGTCCATCGCACTAATCGGACATTTCTTACACGGCGAACACCAAAGATCTCTAAGATTTAAGAAGTTTCTGGCGCAGTTTCCGTCGTGGACTGTTATCGCTCCCTGGACGGCGTCATACAAGTCGTGGGAGTTGTAA